The segment TGAAGGCCACCTACCTCCCCGCCCTCGACCGCCGCCTTCGCTGGGTCGTCATGATCATCAGCACCGCCCCCCTCACCGGCCTCCTCGGCACCGTCACCGGCATGCTCGCCACCTTCGCCGGCATCTCCGGTGGCGGTGGCGGCAAGGATACCGTGGACCTCGTGGCCGGCGGCATCTCCGAAGCCCTCATCACCACCCAGACCGGCCTCGTCATCGCCATCCCCGGTTATGTCGTGGTCTCCCGCGTCCGGCGCCTCCGCGACCGCCTCGATCTCTTCCTTCGTCGCGCCGAAAACCTCACCCTCAAACGCTTCGCCCGGCTCCTCCCCGAAGGAACCGGCCCGGATCAACCCGCCCCGCCCGCCCCGCCCGCCCCAATCCCCCCCTCCCATCCCGCCGCGCCCCAACCGGATGCCTTCGGCGGTCTGGCCCCTGCCACCTCCTAACCCCCTCCCCCCATGCCACGCCGATCCCTTGCCCGCGCCATCCCCGTCAGCGACGAAATCAACATCTCGCCGCTCATCGACATGGTCTTCATCCTCCTCATCTTCTTCATCGTCACCACGGTCTTCGTCGAGGAAACCGGTGTCCAGGTGAGCAAGCCCGAGGCGACCGCCGCCCTGCCCCTCGAATCCAACAGCATCCTCATCGCCATCACCTCCAACGGCAAGGTCGTGTACGGCGGCCGTGAGGTCGGCGTCGGTGGCGTCCGCTCCGTCGTCCGCCGCCTCACCCAGGGAAACCCCGACATGCCCGCCATCCTCCAGGCGGACAAATCGGTCCCCACCGAACTCCTCGTCAAGGTCATCGACGAGGCCAAACTCGGCGGCGCCAAGGCCGTCAGCATCTCCACCGAAGGCAACCGCTGACTCACGCATGAGGACTCCCAAGGATCGCTTCCTCGCCCCGTTCGCGCCCAAGGGCGCCTCGCGCCGTCGCATGGCCCCGTTCGCCGCCATGGGCCTCTGCGCCGCCGCCACCTTCCTCCTCCTCCCCTTCACCACCCTCCTCTCCGCCAGCGGCAAAACCCGCGAGGAACTTCGCATGGTCGAGGTAAGCCTCCCCCCGCCCCCACCCCCGCCCCCAGACTTCGAACCCCCGCCGGAGGATACCCCGCCGCCCGAACCCGAACCGCCCGACACCTCCGCCCAGCCCCTCTCCCTCGCCCAGATGGAGATCGCCCTCAATCCCGGCTTCGGCGACGCCCTCGCCGGCGGGTTCAATATCGACTCCTTCGCCACCCAGACCGAGGCCACCACCGTCGCCGATCTCCAGATCTTCGATGTCCAGGACCTCGACCGCCCTCCAGCCCGCATCCGTACCGTCACCCCCACCTATCCCCTCGAACTCCGACGCGCCCGCGTCCAGGGCACCGTCGTCCTCCTGCTCATCATCGACCAATCGGGTCGTGTCACCGTGGACCGCGTCCTCGAATCCTCCGTCCGCGAGTTCGTGCAACCCGCCGTGGCCGCGGCGGAACAATGCCTCTTCGAACCCCCCATGAAGGGCGGACAACCCGTCCGTGCCCGCTATCGCATGCAGGTCCCCTTCCGACTGTGAACCCCCAGCCATCATCCCCTCGCAACCCGGTAATCCTCACCCCTCTGCCCATGAAACGTCGTATCCCCCTCATCGCCTGTCTCTCCCTCTCCCTCGCCGCGCTCCACGCCGCCGAACCCGGCCGCCCCCTCTTCGAGAACTCCTGGAGCAATCCCCAGTTCGTCTCCCGCTTCCTCGGTACCTACGGCTTCGATAGCGGCCTCAACCCCGGCATCTCCGCCGAGGAAAAGGCCCTCTTCGAAAAACTCGTCCCCGTCATCCAGTCCCAGCCCGCCAACGCCATCACCCAGCTCCGCGCCGCCATCAAACCCACCAGCAGCGGCGCCCTCGACTTCACCCTGGGCAATCTCCTCTTCCAAACCGGCAACCTCGACGAGGCCGCCGCCGCCTACCAGGCCGCCCTCCAGAAGTTCCCCACCTTCCTCCGGGCCCACAAAAACATCGGCCGGCTCTACGTTCAGCAGGGCCGTCCCCGCGACGCCCTCCCCCACCTTCTCCGCTGCATCGAACTCGGTGGCGGCGAGGGCGACATCTATGGACTGGTCGGCTACTGCTATCTCCAGGACAACGCCGTCAGCAGCGCCCTCGACGCCTATCGCACCGCCCTCCTGTTCGCCCCCAAAAGCCGTGACTGGCGCCTCGGCAAGGTCCAGTGCCTGATCAACCTCGGACAACACGGCGAGGCCGTCGGACTCCTCGACGAACTCATCTCCGAAAACCCCGCCGAAGCCAGCCTCTGGCTCCTTCAGGCCAATGCCTTCGTCGCCAATGGCCGCCCCGCCGATGCCGCCGTGAATCTCGAAGTCGTCCGCCAGATGGGTCAGGCCACCCCCATCTCCCTCGCCCTCCTCGGCGACATCTACATCAACGCCAACCAGCCCGACCTCGCCGTCGAGGCCTATTCCGACCTCCTCAAAGGCCAGACCACGGACATGGAACGTGCCCTCCGTGCCGCCCGGATTCTTGCCTCCCGCTCCGCCTGGGCCGAAGCCGAGGTCTATCTCAAACGCCTCCAGGAACGCCTCACCGACCGTCTTCCGCCCAACGATCAGTTCGAAGTCCTCGGTCTCCTCGCCAAGGTCGCGCTTGCCCGCGGCCAGAACGACGAAGCCGCCAGCCTCCTCCAGCAGGTCCTCGCCCGGGATCCCCTCAACGGTCGCGCCCTTCTCCTCCTCGCCGACTACTACTGGAAAAAGAACGATCGCGAACGCGCCGAACTCCACTTCGTCCGTGCCGCCAATGTCGAGGACGTCCGGGTCGAGGCCCTTATCCAGCACGCCCGCCTCTGCGTCGCCCACCGCGACTTCGCCGCCGCTTCCCGCCTCCTCAACCGGGCCCAGGGCCTCCAACCCCAACCCCATGTCGGTGACTTCCTCGCCAAGGTCGAAGCCGCAGCCCGTGCCGCGCGCCTCTGACCCTCGCGCCCCCTATGCAGCCCCTCTTCGACAGCCGCCAGCTCCTCGCCTTCTCCGTCCTCGCCCAGACCGGCAGCTTCACCCAGACCGCCCGCGAACTTCAGGTCTCCCAGAGCGCGATCAGCCATGCCATCCGCGCCCTCGAAAACCGGGTCGGCTGCCGGCTGTTCGAACGGAACAGCCGCCAGGTCCTGCTCACCCCCGCTGGCGAGCAGTTCCTCCATCACGTCGGGAAGATCAATCACGAGATGGCGGCCGCCCACGCCGCCCTCCAACTCCTCCGCAACTGGGGCCAGTTCCAGCTCCGCATCGCCGCCCCGGGCTCCGTCTGCGACCTCCTCCTCCCCCCCTGCCTTGCCGAAATCCGGCGCCAGTACCCCAACGCCGTCATCAGCCTCACCGCCGCCGACCGCCACGAGGCCCTCGCCGAACTTCTTGCCGGTCGCGTGGACCTCGCCGTGGTCCTCGGCACCGAACCCGACGAACGCTTCGAATACCATCCCCTCTTCGAGGACGAACTCTCCTTCGTCACCCCCCTCGATCATCCCTGGGCCACCCACGCCCCCATCGACCCCGCCGCCATTGGCTCCCAACCCCTCCTCACCTACCGCCGCCAGTCCTACACCTGGCACCTCATCAACGACTACTTCGCCGCCGACGGCATCCAGCCCACCGTCATCCTCGAATGCGACAGCTACACCGCCATCCGCCGCATGGTCGCCCTCGGCATGGGTGTCGGCATCCTCGCCGGCTGGGTCGCCGCCACCGACCTCGCCGGCGATCGCCTCACCTGCGTGCCCCTCGGTCCCCGCCGCCTCACCCGCCGCTGGGGCACCCTCTCCCTCCGCACCAAACGCCTCTCCCTCCCCCAGACCCTCTTCATCGAGCACACCCGCCAGGCCGGCCTCGGCCTGCTCGCCTCCCTCACCCGCCCGGACCCCCGCATCCAATCCCCCTGCCCCAACCCGTTGTCGCCGTCCCCCTCCCATTAGCCTTCTCCATGCAGTCAGGAGGAAGGCGATGGCGCCGCAGAGCTTCGGGCAGGACGGGGAGTGAGCGAGGCGCGTATCGGAACCGGGATACGGTACGAGTGAACGACGAAGCTCTTGCCCGAAAAGATCATGCCAGCGCGCCCAACCTTATTGCATGGCTACGGCTTGGCCAGCTCACCGCTCCCGGCCCCCGCCGGGCCAGCCTCCTCCCCGCCCCCTCGCAACCACCGTCGCCAGTCCGCCAAGGTATCCACATCCGCCCGTTCCCCGAGCAGCGCCACCCGCAAGCCCGCACCCTCCGCCTGCATCCGGGTCACGGCCAGCACCCGGTCCGTACTCCAAGGAATGTCCCGAAACAGGACCGGCCACACCCCCCGCATCCCGATCAGCCAGTAGCCGCCATCCGTCGCCGGACCCAGCACCACATCGTGCCCCTCCAACGCCCGCATGGCCTCCTGGAAATCGGACGCGCCCAGTTCCGGACAATCCGTCCCCACCACCAGCACCTGCTCCGCACCCCCCGCCCCAGCCTCCGTCACCGCCCTCGTCAGCCGGGCACCCAGATCCCCCCCGCCCTGGGCCGCCATCCGCCATCCGGGACGCAGCCACGGCAGGATCTCCGCCCCCGCCTCGTCGGGCGTGTACCGCAGTTCGACGTCCGCCACCCCCGACTCCAGCACCACCGACAGCGTCCGCTCAACCAGCACCCGGTAGATGGCCGCCGCCGCCGCCGCATCGAGATCGGCGGCCAGTCGCGTCTTCACCTCTCCCGGGCGGGGCGCCTTCAGAAAGACCACCACCCGGTGCGTCCCCCCGGCCCCCGGCGCGGGCACCCGTGGCACCGGTCAGTCCTCCCCCTTCGAGGTGAACTGATCCTCCTTCCGCCGGAACAGCACGTTGAACGTCGTCATCGACCCGTAACAACGCGTGATGTACCCCTGCCAGTCGAACTTCTCCGTGTCGGTCAGCCGCGGGCTGGAATTCAACTTCTGTTCCAGGGTTCGCAGGTTGTTCCGCATCATCACGATCTTGTGGAAAAACGTGTCCAGCGGCACCTCCTTGGTCTGCAGCGTCGGGTCGTTGGGATGCAAAATCATCCGGCCCCCGTGCCAGCGCGACGCCAGCTCGTCCCGCACCACCTCCGGCTGCTCGATCCCCAACCGGTCCACCACCGCCCGCACCGTCTCCTCGACGAACTGCTGCAGCGTCACCGTGAGCCCGCTCACCGCCGCATGCGCCTCCGCCGGCTGCAACCCGCTCGCCTCCGGCGACACCTCCCGCCGCACCCCGTCGTCGAACTGCACCGTCGCCGACTGCTCATCGATCGCCTTCACCGTCCCCGTCCCGCAATTCGGATGCCGGACCCGCATCCCCACATGAAGCGCTGTGACGTTCATCCCCGCGACCCTATCGCCCGCCCGTCCGCGCGCCAAGCCGCCCCGCCCGGGCGAACCGGGCGGCGGTGCATCCCGGAGTTGTGGGTGAGGAGGCAGCACATCGGAGGGACGAGCTCTGCGAGTCCTCAACCCAACTCCCCCCCGACGATCCCCGGTAGGCGCGGACGTCAGGACTCGAACCTTTCAACGCTCCACACCGTTGCGGCCTCGTGGAACTCGGCCCTCCGAAGCGACGCTTGGCGAAGTTCGCACCTCTCCCCACAACTCCGGGATGCACGGGGGGCGACCTGGAACCGCCCATTCGAGTTGCCATCCTGACGATTCCCGGTATGGCAGTGGGCCCGTTCGGCAGTCGATTCCCACTCCTTCATCCGACCCCCCAATCCATCCGCCCTGCGCATGTCCTCCGACTCCGCCTCCTCATCCGTCCCCCACGGCTGGGTGGCCCGCTTCCTGAACGGCATCGAGCGCATCGGCAATCGCCTGCCCGAACCCGTCGTCCTCTTCGTCGTCATCGCCGTCGTCATCCCGCTCGCCAGCGCCCTCGCGGCCACCGCCGGCTGGACCCTCATCCATCCCGGCACCGGCGAACCCCTCCAGGCGGTCAATCTCCTCACCCCGCCGTATCTCCAGCGCATGCTCACCGAGGCGGTCTCCAAGTTCGTCAACTTCCCCCCGCTCGGCGTCGTTCTCGTCGCCCTGCTCGGCGTCGGACTCGCCGAAAAGAGCGGACTTCTCGCCGTCCTCCTCCGGCTCCTTGTCGATGCCCTGCCCCGACGGATCGTCACCGCCGGCGTGGTCTTCGCCGGCATGCTCAGCAATGTGGCCTCCGACGCCGGCTACGTCGTGCTCGTCCCCCTCGCCGGAGCCGTGTTCGCCAGCGTCGGACGCCATCCGGTCGCCGGGATCTGCGCCGCCTTCGCCGGCGTGTCCGGGGGATTCTCGGCCAACCTCCTCATTGGCACCGTGGACCCCATGCTGGCGGGTTTCACCGAGTCCGCCGCCCAGCTTGTCGATCCCGCCCTGCGCGTCAACGCGGTCGCCAACTACTACTTCATGGCCGCCTCGACCCTCGTCCTCACCGTGGTCGGCACCCTCGTCTCCGAACGTCTTGTCGAACCGCGGCTCGGCCCCTGGCCGCCAACCGCCCCTCCAGTCCCCGCTCAGGCCCCCTCCCCGGGAAACCCAGCCCCGCCGGCCACCCCGGCCCTCTCCCCCCTCGAACGCTCCGCCGCCCGCTGGGCCATCCTCACCGTCTTCCTCGTCGTCGCCGCCATCGTCGCCCTCACCGCGCCGGCCGACGGTTTCCTTCGTGGCCCCGAAGGTTCGTTCGATCCCTTCTACCGCTCGATCGTCCCCCTCATGGCCGTCGCCTTCCTCCTGCCCGGCGCCGTGTACGGACGCCTCACCGGCTCCGTCCCGTCGGCCCGCATCGCCTACCGCATGCTTTCCGAGACCATGGCCTCGATGGGCGGCTACATCGTCCTCGCCTTCGTCGCCGCCCAGTTCATCGCCTATTTCAAGTGGTCCAATCTCGGCCTCATGCTGGCTGTCTCCGGCGCTGACCTCCTCAAAACCTCCGGCCTGCCCACCCCTCTGCTGCTCATCGGCGTCGTCCTCGTCGGGGCCTCGGTCAACCTCTTCATCGGCTCGGCCTCCGCCAAGTGGGCCCTCATGTCCCCCGTGCTCGTCCCCCTCATGATGAGCCTCGGTCTCTCCCCTGAAATGGCCCAGGCCTCCTACCGCGTCGGCGATTCCGTCACCAACATCGTCACCCCCCTCATGCCCTATTTCCCCATCGTCCTCGCCTTCGCCCAGCAATGGACCCCGGGACTGCGCCTCGGAACCTTCCTCGCCGCCATGATTCCCTTCTCCCTCGCCTTCCTCCTCGCCTGGTGCGCACTCCTCCTCGGCTGGTACGCACTCGACCTGCCCCTGGGCCCCGGCGCCAACGTCCTCTACCCCACCGCGCCCTGACCCCACGCGCCCCCCTCCCCGATCCCCCGACCTGGATCGGTTGGAAACGTTGGATCTGCCCACCCTCCAGACCTCTGGCTTCGCTCCACCGCCGCCGTTCCCCCGCGGGAAAGCATCCCGCAGCAGGGGAACGAAGAATCGCCGTTGGGTGTCCGCGCTTTAGCGTGTCGGCGCCTGGGATCGCAGCAGGAAATCGCGACACGGCTCTGACCCGCTGAAGCCGGGACATCACCCCGGGAAGGCCAAACCCCATTGGATCCGCGTCAACATTACTGTGCCCGTCTCATTGCATCGCCTCGTCAACATTACTGTGCCCGTCTTATTATTAGACTTCTCCTTCTCCTTCTCCTTCTCGCTCCAGCCCGGCCCACCCTCCCCCACCCCCAGCGAGATGCCGCCCAACCGCGGTGGGGATGCACTTGTCGCGAGCCGTCAACAATCAACAGTACAATGCCGGTCCCATTATCTGTTTCCTCGGG is part of the Verrucomicrobiia bacterium genome and harbors:
- a CDS encoding energy transducer TonB; translation: MRTPKDRFLAPFAPKGASRRRMAPFAAMGLCAAATFLLLPFTTLLSASGKTREELRMVEVSLPPPPPPPPDFEPPPEDTPPPEPEPPDTSAQPLSLAQMEIALNPGFGDALAGGFNIDSFATQTEATTVADLQIFDVQDLDRPPARIRTVTPTYPLELRRARVQGTVVLLLIIDQSGRVTVDRVLESSVREFVQPAVAAAEQCLFEPPMKGGQPVRARYRMQVPFRL
- a CDS encoding TIGR04282 family arsenosugar biosynthesis glycosyltransferase, encoding MPRVPAPGAGGTHRVVVFLKAPRPGEVKTRLAADLDAAAAAAIYRVLVERTLSVVLESGVADVELRYTPDEAGAEILPWLRPGWRMAAQGGGDLGARLTRAVTEAGAGGAEQVLVVGTDCPELGASDFQEAMRALEGHDVVLGPATDGGYWLIGMRGVWPVLFRDIPWSTDRVLAVTRMQAEGAGLRVALLGERADVDTLADWRRWLRGGGEEAGPAGAGSGELAKP
- a CDS encoding AbgT family transporter; this translates as MSSDSASSSVPHGWVARFLNGIERIGNRLPEPVVLFVVIAVVIPLASALAATAGWTLIHPGTGEPLQAVNLLTPPYLQRMLTEAVSKFVNFPPLGVVLVALLGVGLAEKSGLLAVLLRLLVDALPRRIVTAGVVFAGMLSNVASDAGYVVLVPLAGAVFASVGRHPVAGICAAFAGVSGGFSANLLIGTVDPMLAGFTESAAQLVDPALRVNAVANYYFMAASTLVLTVVGTLVSERLVEPRLGPWPPTAPPVPAQAPSPGNPAPPATPALSPLERSAARWAILTVFLVVAAIVALTAPADGFLRGPEGSFDPFYRSIVPLMAVAFLLPGAVYGRLTGSVPSARIAYRMLSETMASMGGYIVLAFVAAQFIAYFKWSNLGLMLAVSGADLLKTSGLPTPLLLIGVVLVGASVNLFIGSASAKWALMSPVLVPLMMSLGLSPEMAQASYRVGDSVTNIVTPLMPYFPIVLAFAQQWTPGLRLGTFLAAMIPFSLAFLLAWCALLLGWYALDLPLGPGANVLYPTAP
- a CDS encoding tetratricopeptide repeat protein; this encodes MKRRIPLIACLSLSLAALHAAEPGRPLFENSWSNPQFVSRFLGTYGFDSGLNPGISAEEKALFEKLVPVIQSQPANAITQLRAAIKPTSSGALDFTLGNLLFQTGNLDEAAAAYQAALQKFPTFLRAHKNIGRLYVQQGRPRDALPHLLRCIELGGGEGDIYGLVGYCYLQDNAVSSALDAYRTALLFAPKSRDWRLGKVQCLINLGQHGEAVGLLDELISENPAEASLWLLQANAFVANGRPADAAVNLEVVRQMGQATPISLALLGDIYINANQPDLAVEAYSDLLKGQTTDMERALRAARILASRSAWAEAEVYLKRLQERLTDRLPPNDQFEVLGLLAKVALARGQNDEAASLLQQVLARDPLNGRALLLLADYYWKKNDRERAELHFVRAANVEDVRVEALIQHARLCVAHRDFAAASRLLNRAQGLQPQPHVGDFLAKVEAAARAARL
- a CDS encoding biopolymer transporter ExbD, with product MPRRSLARAIPVSDEINISPLIDMVFILLIFFIVTTVFVEETGVQVSKPEATAALPLESNSILIAITSNGKVVYGGREVGVGGVRSVVRRLTQGNPDMPAILQADKSVPTELLVKVIDEAKLGGAKAVSISTEGNR
- a CDS encoding MotA/TolQ/ExbB proton channel family protein — translated: MLTADFTQQVLQLWTNGGFLMIPLALQCLAIYYVVFDLYFDLRGKDFLHTDENRWGHWIDQPADATGEMADIVRYTQDGVRSLADIRERFAEVKATYLPALDRRLRWVVMIISTAPLTGLLGTVTGMLATFAGISGGGGGKDTVDLVAGGISEALITTQTGLVIAIPGYVVVSRVRRLRDRLDLFLRRAENLTLKRFARLLPEGTGPDQPAPPAPPAPIPPSHPAAPQPDAFGGLAPATS
- a CDS encoding LysR family transcriptional regulator, with product MQPLFDSRQLLAFSVLAQTGSFTQTARELQVSQSAISHAIRALENRVGCRLFERNSRQVLLTPAGEQFLHHVGKINHEMAAAHAALQLLRNWGQFQLRIAAPGSVCDLLLPPCLAEIRRQYPNAVISLTAADRHEALAELLAGRVDLAVVLGTEPDERFEYHPLFEDELSFVTPLDHPWATHAPIDPAAIGSQPLLTYRRQSYTWHLINDYFAADGIQPTVILECDSYTAIRRMVALGMGVGILAGWVAATDLAGDRLTCVPLGPRRLTRRWGTLSLRTKRLSLPQTLFIEHTRQAGLGLLASLTRPDPRIQSPCPNPLSPSPSH